One genomic region from Vidua macroura isolate BioBank_ID:100142 chromosome 18, ASM2450914v1, whole genome shotgun sequence encodes:
- the FICD gene encoding protein adenylyltransferase FICD, whose amino-acid sequence MNLVAMATDPELQWVSLWLRVRWAAVLVLLLSSLVMLLLPLAAVDKQCHAVLKGLSLLQSKLGSPGISRLTGQSTELSVTSKGLELLVLKGKASPAVKLEARAALNQALEMKRQGKREKAHKLFLYALKMDPDYVDALNEFGIFSEEEKDILQADYLYSKALTISPHNEKALSNRGRTLPLVEEIDQRYFSIIDSKVKKVMAIPKGNSALRRVMEESYYHHIYHTVAIEGNTLTLSEIRHIIETRYAVPGKSLAEQNEVIGMHAALKFVNTTLVSRIGSVTSRDILDIHRRVLGYADPVEAGRFRATQVFVGHHIPPHPQDVEKQMEEFVQWMNSEDAMSLHPVEFAALAHYKLVYIHPFVDGNGRTSRLLMNLILMQAGYPPITIRKEQRAEYYHVLEVANEGDVRPFIRFIAKCTETTLDMLLIATTEYSVGLPEAGGAAGCKQTIPVKT is encoded by the exons ATGAATCTCGTGGCGATGGCGACCGATCCCGAGCTCCAATGGGTGTCCCTGTGGCTCCGTGTCCGCTGGGCGgccgtgctggtgctgctgctgagctccctggtgatgctgctgctgccgctggcCGCCGTGGACAAGCAGTGCCACGCTGTGCTCAAGGGCCTGTCCTTGCTGCAGAGCAAGCTGGGCTCCCCGGGAATCAGCAGGCTCACGGGACAGAGCACGGAGCTGAGCGTCACCTCcaaggggctggagctgctggtgctgaagGGAAAAGCATCCCCAG CGGTGAAGTTGgaagccagagcagctctgaatcAAGCCCTGGAGATGAAGCGCCAAGGGAAGCGGGAGAAGGCCCACAAACTCTTCCTGTACGCCCTCAAAATGGACCCGGATTACGTGGACGCCCTGAACGAGTTTGGGATCTtttctgaggaggaaaaggacaTCCTCCAGGCCGACTATCTGTACTCCAAAGCTCTGACCATCTCCCCCCACAACGAGAAAGCTCTGAGCAACCGGGGCCGGACGCTGCCTTTGGTGGAGGAGATCGACCAGAGGTATTTCAGCATCATCGACAGCAAGGTCAAGAAGGTGATGGCCATTCCCAAAGGGAATTCCGCCCTGCGCCGGGTGATGGAGGAATCCTACTACCACCACATCTACCACACGGTGGCCATCGAGGGGAACACGCTGACGCTGTCCGAGATCCGGCACATCATCGAGACGAGGTACGCCGTTCCCGGGAAGAGCCTGGCGGAGCAGAACGAGGTGATCGGCATGCACGCGGCCCTCAAGTTCGTCAACACCACGCTGGTGTCGCGCATCGGCTCCGTCACCAGCAGGGACATCCTGGACATCCACCGGCGCGTGCTGGGCTACGCCGACCCCGTGGAGGCCGGGCGGTTCCGCGCCACGCAGGTCTTCGTGGGCCACCACATCCCGCCCCACCCGCAGGACGTGGAGAAGCAGATGGAGGAGTTCGTGCAGTGGATGAACTCGGAGGACGCCATGAGCCTGCACCCCGTGGAGTTCGCGGCGCTGGCGCACTACAAGCTGGTTTACATCCACCCCTTCGTGGACGGCAACGGCCGCACCTCGCGGCTGCTGATGAACCTGATCCTGATGCAGGCGGGGTATCCGCCCATCACCATCCGCAAGGAGCAGCGGGCCGAGTATTACCACGTCCTGGAGGTGGCCAACGAGGGCGACGTGCGGCCCTTCATCCGCTTCATCGCCAAGTGCACCGAGACCACGCTGGACATGCTGCTCATCGCCACCACCGAGTACTCCGTGGGCCTGCCCGAGGCGGGCGGCGCCGCCGGCTGCAAACAAACCATCCCCGTCAAGACTTGA
- the LOC128816560 gene encoding uncharacterized protein LOC128816560, with translation MIWRVPSHPNHSLIPWCSPGAGGAVGSGWTPLLPQRGHHTPCDAPWNSSSPTHVPSPGLQGRTRRAKNGQEGGSAVGADHKRSCFSSKLLSSPPAQVLTAVRARQVSGEVWEGAGAAWHARGWHCLWAPWCCQCHQPWGRCWPRAQRSSAGLGRPQALPCLDFTANPALFRCGNDWILLDFFSLGDGQLRAGASRRFLTGSSPCPEGPGCPVGCPGCRMRLSAGSALGTALCRGGTFVLKGGRKGDNAQSPWQRGRDAGDRAVSWQRCWGAAEVSCPDPGLNSNISGSVGYLGGALLNLDAPSRI, from the coding sequence ATGATCTGgagggtcccttcccacccaaaccattccctgatcccgtggtgttccccaggtgcCGGAGGAGCAGTGGGATCGGGGTGGACACCTCTCCTGCCACAGAGGGGACATCACACCCCGTGTGACGCACCCTGgaacagctccagccccacccATGTCCCATCTCCGGGGCTCCAGGGTAGGACGAGGAGGGCTAAAAACGGGCAGGAGGGTGGGAGTGCTGTGGGAGCAGATCACAAAAGGAGCTGTTTTTCCTCTAAGCTTCTCAGCTCGCCCCCTGCTCAGGTCCTGACAGCTGTCAGAGCTCGGCaggtgtcaggggaggtttgggaggGCGCGGGAGCAGCTTGGCACGcccgggggtggcactgcctgtgggctccctggtgctgccagtgccaccagccgTGGGGACGGTGCTGGCCCCGAGCTCAAAGATCCTCTGCTGGTCTTGGACGGCCTCAAGCTCTTCCCTGCTTGGATTTCACTGCAAACCCCGCCCTGTTTAGGTGTGGGAATGACTGGAtcctcctggattttttttcccttggtgaTGGTCAGCTCCGGGCTGGAGCCAGCAGGAGATTCCTCACGGGCAGCAGTCCCTGTCCTGAGGGACCAGGGTGTCCTGTGGGATGTCCTGGGTGCAGGATGAGGCTGAGTGCTGGGAGtgctctggggacagccctgtgcCGTGGAGGGACATTTGTCCTTAAAGGTGGCAGGAAAGGGGACAATGCTCAGTCACCGTGGCAACGtggcagggatgctggggacagAGCCGTGTCCTGGCAGaggtgctggggagctgctgaggtCTCCTGTCCTGATCCCGGCCTGAATTCCAACATTTCAGGCAGTGTGGGCTACCTGGGAGGGGCTCTGCTCAACCTGGATGCCCCGAGCAGGATTTGA